The genomic stretch ATCGAGCACCAGCATCGCCAGCGGCTCGTTCGCCGCGCGGCAGGCCCGGAACATCGCGCGCAGCCGCTGTTCGAACGAGCGCAGGTTGTGCAGTCCCGTGAGATCGTCCGTGCGCGCCAGCAGGTCCAGCCGGCGGTTGTCGTCTACCAGCCGGGCGGTGACGAGGCCGACAGCCACGAAGAGCAGGACCTGCACGAAGTCCCACTGCTGATGCTGGAAGGCCAGGAGGCGGGGATTGGCGACATGGTACAGGACGATGGCGACCAGCGAGGCGGCGATGCCGCCCGCGAACCCGAAGCGGATCGCGGCGAGCACGATGAACACGTAGTAGAGGTGCTGCACGGGCGCCGAACCACTCGCCTGATCCAGTACGAACACCGAGAGCAACCCGACCGCGAGGGCTGCCGACGCGGCGAGGGGACCGGTCGACGGCGTTGGCTGGGCGTGACGCACTCCACGAGCGTCGCCAGTGGTCAGGCGCATGGTTACGGCGCAGTCCAGATTGAACGCGATCCACGTGAGCCGTGCATGACGCGCACATTAAGTTCGCTTAAGGCAGGGAGCCCACTACCGCGAAGCCGATCGACATCGGATCCGATGTCTGGGTCGGCGGCGGCGCCGTCATCCTGCCCGGCGTGCGGATCGGCGCGCGCAGCGCGATCGGCGCCGGCAGCGTCGTGACGCGGGACGTCCCGGACGGCGTCTTCGCCGCGGGGAACCCCTGCCGCGTGATCCGCGCGCTCGAGTAGAGGCGGGGCTCAGAACCGTGCCGTCAGCGAGACGCGCACCGCGCGCGGCGAACCGGGCGTG from Vicinamibacterales bacterium encodes the following:
- a CDS encoding diguanylate cyclase; the encoded protein is MRHAQPTPSTGPLAASAALAVGLLSVFVLDQASGSAPVQHLYYVFIVLAAIRFGFAGGIAASLVAIVLYHVANPRLLAFQHQQWDFVQVLLFVAVGLVTARLVDDNRRLDLLARTDDLTGLHNLRSFEQRLRAMFRACRAANEPLAMLVLDVDRLKTLNDTHGHLAGAEAVRTVGRVIAARLPAGAAACRYGGDEFVVALPRYDAAEGQVFADALRAAVQAEAPDLAGISFPAGTLSVSIGVACQRFGLRWTPPDLSEAGERLFRAADRALYRAKELGRNQVSVAGPGTVHDEDSGQRCASL